One genomic region from Diachasmimorpha longicaudata isolate KC_UGA_2023 chromosome 18, iyDiaLong2, whole genome shotgun sequence encodes:
- the LOC135170951 gene encoding cytochrome b5-like — MAELKQFKRSEIKETESKKTRFIIHDKVYDVTAFLNEHPGGEEVLLDHHGKDASEDFDDVGHSTDAMAIMEKYLVGEIVAEERTNSKPKQGWVAGQGKPDDANSSDNFYLYVVGVIALIIGFWWLQSA; from the coding sequence ATGGCGGAGCTGAAGCAGTTCAAGAGGTCGGAGATTAAAGAGACCGAGTCTAAGAAAACGAGGTTTATTATTCACGACAAAGTTTACGATGTAACGGCATTTTTAAATGAACATCCCGGTGGTGAGGAAGTGCTCCTCGATCATCATGGTAAGGATGCATCTGAGGATTTTGATGATGTTGGACATTCCACGGACGCTATGGCCATCATGGAGAAATATCTAGTTGGGGAGATTGTCGCCGAGGAGAGGACAAACAGTAAACCGAAACAGGGATGGGTAGCTGGACAAGGGAAACCAGATGATGCTAATTCGTCCGACAATTTTTATCTGTACGTCGTTGGTGTCATAGCACTTATTATCGGTTTCTGGTGGCTTCAAAGTGCGTAA